The proteins below are encoded in one region of Paenibacillus sp. YYML68:
- a CDS encoding PAS domain S-box protein, giving the protein MTQFELTDDYLFTHAFEHAPIGMALVAPDGSWLRVNSSLCDIVGYSELELMQMNFQMLTHEDDLDFDLELVHDTLEGRRTHYQLDKRYYHKHGHVVWVRLSVTLVRDEHRKPLYFIGQIQDITDQKTEAHVLIQSKERYKSLFQCHPDAIMSFSPSGQFTSVNDACERVTGYTKQELLHMDPSVLLERTDVSRKHFLLALEGEPQEFEEIIIHKNGHRVVLRVTYVPIVVESKIEGIYSILKDITEYRKATEQLLHHDQLYELISENAQDVIFSLTAKGTVDYVSPGVKALLGYAAEDVQGHPFFTYVHTEDLQELVSSPLMSQKDSGIVCCRLRHQQGHYVWFEINIKAIQDGEDRLQRVMGIGRDITERKRAEAERIQSEQQLQLSEKLSLAGQLAAGIAHEIRNPLTAIKGFITLLEREYRSKPEYFSVIGSEIERIEQIISELLMLAKPQAAQYESKDIRDIVEPMIKLMEAQALLRNIQLQYDFSDETLLVHCNENQLKQVFINFVKNAIESMPHGGQILITTASADREARTLQITIRDEGEGIPPELLARLGEPFFSTKEKGTGLGYAVSKKIIENHGGTLVIRSTVHVGTEVHIQLPLITQ; this is encoded by the coding sequence TTGACTCAATTTGAGCTGACGGATGATTATTTATTTACTCACGCCTTCGAGCATGCGCCGATCGGCATGGCCCTGGTGGCCCCGGACGGAAGCTGGCTGCGTGTGAATTCTTCCTTATGCGATATTGTTGGATATTCGGAGCTGGAGCTCATGCAGATGAATTTTCAAATGCTGACGCATGAGGATGATCTGGACTTCGATCTCGAGCTTGTTCACGACACCTTGGAGGGCCGGCGTACGCACTATCAGCTGGACAAGAGGTATTATCATAAGCATGGACATGTCGTATGGGTGAGGCTAAGTGTGACGCTGGTGCGGGATGAGCACCGCAAGCCGTTATATTTCATAGGCCAGATTCAAGATATTACGGACCAAAAAACAGAGGCTCATGTGCTTATTCAGAGCAAGGAGCGGTATAAGTCGTTATTCCAATGCCATCCGGATGCGATTATGAGCTTCTCCCCGAGCGGTCAATTTACAAGCGTGAATGACGCATGTGAGAGAGTGACGGGATATACGAAGCAGGAGCTTCTTCATATGGACCCCAGCGTGCTTCTCGAACGAACGGATGTATCGAGGAAGCACTTTCTTCTTGCGCTCGAAGGCGAGCCGCAAGAGTTCGAGGAGATCATTATCCATAAGAACGGACATCGTGTCGTCTTGCGTGTCACCTATGTGCCGATCGTTGTAGAGAGCAAGATCGAGGGCATCTACAGTATTCTTAAGGATATTACCGAGTATCGCAAAGCGACCGAGCAGCTGCTGCACCATGATCAGCTGTATGAGCTTATTTCCGAGAATGCGCAGGATGTCATCTTTAGCCTGACGGCCAAAGGTACAGTCGATTATGTATCTCCCGGTGTGAAGGCGTTGCTCGGTTATGCTGCTGAGGACGTTCAGGGTCATCCTTTTTTTACATACGTGCACACAGAAGATCTTCAGGAATTGGTGAGCTCTCCCTTGATGAGCCAGAAGGATAGCGGCATCGTGTGTTGCCGGCTTCGTCACCAGCAAGGACATTACGTCTGGTTCGAGATCAACATTAAGGCGATTCAAGATGGTGAGGATCGACTTCAGCGGGTGATGGGAATCGGGCGCGATATTACAGAGAGGAAGCGCGCCGAAGCGGAGCGTATTCAATCTGAGCAGCAATTGCAGCTGTCCGAGAAGCTGTCGCTAGCCGGGCAGCTGGCCGCTGGCATCGCACACGAAATCCGCAATCCGCTCACGGCGATCAAGGGCTTCATCACGCTGCTGGAGCGGGAATATCGGAGCAAGCCAGAATACTTCAGCGTAATCGGCTCGGAGATCGAACGAATCGAGCAGATCATCAGCGAGCTGCTGATGCTAGCGAAGCCGCAGGCGGCTCAGTACGAGAGCAAGGATATACGCGACATTGTGGAGCCGATGATTAAGCTGATGGAGGCGCAGGCGCTGCTTCGCAATATTCAGCTTCAGTATGATTTCAGTGATGAGACGCTGCTTGTACATTGCAATGAGAACCAGCTGAAGCAGGTGTTCATTAATTTCGTTAAGAATGCGATCGAATCGATGCCGCATGGTGGCCAAATTCTCATTACAACGGCAAGCGCCGATCGCGAAGCCCGCACGCTCCAGATTACGATCAGGGATGAGGGGGAAGGTATTCCACCTGAGCTGCTGGCGAGACTGGGCGAGCCATTCTTCTCGACTAAGGAGAAGGGAACAGGTCTAGGCTACGCGGTAAGTAAAAAAATTATTGAAAATCACGGCGGTACGCTTGTTATTCGAAGCACCGTGCATGTTGGAACCGAGGTCCATATCCAGTTACCGTTGATCACGCAATGA
- a CDS encoding helix-turn-helix domain-containing protein, which produces MSFNIRLKALRKEGGMTLEEAAGELGVSITTLSGWEQGYRRPNIESMVKLAHLYQTSSDYILGLTENREPQPISMNAKDVLAQRGLHWDGMPLSDEELRTLRLLLEYVLNDRKEDVGGTREGKASNE; this is translated from the coding sequence ATGAGCTTTAACATTCGTCTGAAGGCCTTGCGCAAGGAAGGCGGGATGACCTTGGAGGAAGCTGCCGGGGAGCTAGGGGTTAGCATCACGACGCTGTCAGGGTGGGAGCAAGGCTATCGCAGGCCGAACATCGAGTCGATGGTCAAGCTTGCCCATCTGTACCAGACTAGCTCGGACTACATCCTCGGCTTAACCGAGAATCGTGAGCCGCAGCCGATCAGCATGAATGCGAAGGATGTACTCGCCCAGAGAGGTCTGCATTGGGACGGAATGCCGCTTAGCGACGAGGAGCTGCGCACGCTTCGCCTCTTGCTGGAATACGTGCTGAATGATCGTAAAGAGGATGTAGGGGGAACTAGGGAAGGTAAAGCTTCGAATGAATAA
- the nagA gene encoding N-acetylglucosamine-6-phosphate deacetylase, protein MNVDHWLIHNASIVTPDAPAAAGWLLLSGSSIERIGHADEPIPAAERQCDAEGGYVLPGFIDVHVHGGAGYDFMEADRVGLDAITRFHAAHGTTSMLATTVTAPKCAIDEALSRLADYVAEPMLHAQLLGVHLEGPFISKKWPGAQHPAHIVPPQLCWLEEWTTRYPGLLRLQTLAPELEGAADYIRALREHGVVAACGHTDATYEQVQAAAELGLSHAAHTFNAMRGLHHREPGTVGAVLTEDRLTAEVIADGHHVHAAALRLLARAKGELGLVLITDAISAAGLGDGSYALGGLDVVVQGGVARLKACGSLAGSTLTMDAALRYAVREAGIPLEAASRMASGNPARVLGISDITGELREGAQADVVVLSRELDVRHVWVRGAMLAGFANGPGDI, encoded by the coding sequence ATGAACGTCGATCACTGGCTCATTCATAATGCTAGCATCGTCACGCCCGATGCACCGGCGGCAGCGGGCTGGCTGCTGCTAAGCGGGAGCAGCATTGAGCGAATCGGCCACGCCGATGAGCCGATCCCGGCAGCAGAACGGCAATGCGATGCAGAGGGCGGCTATGTGCTGCCCGGCTTCATCGATGTGCATGTGCATGGAGGAGCCGGCTACGACTTCATGGAGGCCGATCGCGTTGGCCTAGACGCCATTACACGCTTCCATGCCGCCCACGGGACGACGTCGATGCTGGCGACGACGGTTACCGCTCCGAAGTGTGCCATCGATGAGGCGCTCAGCCGTCTCGCGGATTACGTCGCGGAGCCGATGCTGCATGCGCAGCTGCTCGGCGTTCATCTCGAGGGACCCTTCATCAGCAAGAAGTGGCCCGGCGCGCAACACCCGGCTCATATCGTCCCCCCTCAGTTGTGCTGGCTCGAGGAATGGACGACGCGGTATCCCGGTCTCCTGCGGCTGCAGACGCTCGCTCCGGAGCTGGAGGGGGCGGCGGATTATATCCGCGCCTTGCGGGAGCACGGGGTCGTCGCGGCCTGCGGCCATACGGACGCGACCTACGAGCAGGTGCAGGCTGCCGCGGAGCTCGGGCTCAGCCACGCCGCGCATACGTTCAACGCGATGCGCGGCCTGCACCACCGCGAGCCCGGCACGGTCGGCGCCGTGCTCACGGAGGACCGTCTGACGGCGGAGGTGATCGCTGACGGTCATCACGTGCATGCGGCCGCGCTGCGCTTGCTCGCGCGGGCGAAGGGCGAGCTCGGGCTCGTGCTGATCACCGACGCCATCTCGGCGGCAGGCCTTGGCGACGGCAGCTATGCGCTCGGCGGCCTCGACGTCGTCGTGCAGGGCGGGGTCGCCCGGCTCAAGGCGTGCGGCAGTCTGGCCGGCAGCACGCTGACGATGGACGCCGCACTGCGGTATGCAGTGCGCGAGGCGGGTATTCCGCTGGAGGCTGCGAGCCGCATGGCGAGCGGCAATCCGGCGAGGGTGCTCGGCATCAGCGATATAACCGGCGAGCTGCGCGAGGGCGCGCAGGCGGACGTCGTCGTGCTGAGTCGCGAGCTCGACGTCCGTCACGTCTGGGTGCGCGGGGCGATGCTGGCGGGTTTCGCGAACGGCCCCGGCGACATATAA
- a CDS encoding tetratricopeptide repeat protein: MVEMVKQTYRYSEAPIWELQRAYYEQLGMKAWNNDQVPQYITNSPMIATAYAETIFGLLQDRAAQGELSEPVTIVELGAGAGRLAYHVLQQLGELVAFAGIELPPYRYVITDLPVSNVNGWRRHPALQPYVQQGLVDFAVFDAVNDTELKLVESGEVVRKGDLKQPVIVIANYFFDGIPQELLYMGGGQVYECDIVMEYPKSYKELKPAEALESLTLAYEHRRAPEYEDESFAYRELISLYLEQADDSHILFPSSGLSCLERLNALSRSGFLLITADKGDHRLEDLQFADPPQLVIHGSFSLTANYHALVHVFEQRGAEALFTEHHYKNINIGCILMLDKPKTYVNTRLAFRRFIERFGPDEFCSMKEWLDQQLDGITLQPILAFWRLGGYDAEFFIQTAQRIVSLLPEATDEELLDLRLGINKMWDSFYVMEQRYDLALDAGLLLFEMNMYEEAKRFLDQSVQTDPEDPVPTVLYCLAICSLELGLELEARYYLGRALELEPEHEEALALLECLGEEQGEQDE, translated from the coding sequence ATGGTAGAAATGGTGAAGCAAACGTATCGCTACAGTGAGGCGCCGATCTGGGAATTACAGCGCGCATACTATGAGCAGCTCGGCATGAAGGCATGGAATAACGATCAAGTGCCGCAATATATTACGAACAGCCCGATGATTGCAACCGCTTATGCGGAGACGATATTCGGGCTGCTGCAGGATCGGGCGGCTCAAGGGGAGCTGTCCGAGCCGGTCACGATTGTAGAGCTAGGTGCGGGAGCGGGCCGTCTTGCCTACCACGTGCTCCAGCAGCTCGGCGAGCTGGTCGCGTTCGCTGGCATCGAGCTGCCGCCATATCGCTATGTGATTACCGATCTGCCGGTCAGCAACGTCAACGGCTGGCGGCGCCATCCGGCTCTGCAGCCGTACGTTCAGCAAGGGCTGGTCGACTTCGCCGTATTCGATGCGGTGAACGATACAGAGCTTAAGCTGGTCGAGTCAGGCGAGGTCGTGCGCAAGGGAGACCTGAAGCAGCCGGTGATCGTCATAGCGAATTATTTTTTTGACGGAATACCACAGGAGCTTCTCTACATGGGCGGCGGTCAGGTGTATGAGTGCGACATCGTGATGGAGTATCCGAAGTCGTACAAGGAGCTGAAGCCGGCTGAGGCGCTGGAGAGCTTGACGCTAGCATACGAGCATCGCCGGGCGCCGGAGTATGAGGATGAGAGCTTCGCGTACCGCGAGCTGATCTCCCTATACCTGGAGCAGGCGGACGATTCGCACATTCTGTTCCCGTCCTCGGGGCTGAGCTGTCTGGAGCGGCTGAATGCGCTGTCGAGAAGCGGCTTCCTGCTCATTACGGCGGATAAGGGCGACCATCGGCTGGAGGATCTTCAATTCGCTGATCCGCCGCAGTTGGTCATTCACGGCAGCTTCTCCTTGACGGCGAACTATCATGCGCTGGTGCACGTCTTCGAGCAGAGGGGGGCGGAGGCGCTCTTTACCGAGCATCATTATAAAAACATCAACATCGGCTGCATCCTCATGCTGGACAAGCCGAAAACGTACGTGAACACGCGTCTGGCGTTCCGTCGGTTCATCGAGCGGTTCGGTCCTGACGAGTTCTGCAGCATGAAGGAATGGCTCGACCAGCAGCTGGATGGCATTACGCTGCAGCCGATTCTCGCCTTCTGGCGTCTGGGGGGGTACGACGCGGAGTTCTTCATCCAGACGGCGCAGCGCATCGTCAGCCTGCTTCCGGAGGCGACAGATGAGGAGCTGCTCGATCTTCGCCTCGGGATTAATAAGATGTGGGATTCGTTCTACGTGATGGAGCAGCGCTACGATCTGGCGCTGGATGCGGGTCTATTGCTATTCGAGATGAACATGTACGAGGAGGCGAAGCGCTTCCTCGATCAGTCTGTACAGACCGATCCTGAAGATCCGGTGCCGACCGTGCTGTACTGTCTTGCGATCTGCAGCCTGGAGCTTGGACTTGAGCTGGAGGCGCGTTACTACTTAGGGCGGGCGCTCGAGCTGGAGCCGGAGCATGAGGAGGCGCTCGCGCTGCTGGAATGTCTGGGCGAGGAGCAGGGCGAGCAAGACGAGTAG
- a CDS encoding Uma2 family endonuclease encodes MRELRAPVTYAQYMNRKDEVRYEALNGEIISMSPSPTPRHQHIVGGLYTELRLYMKGKPCRPFIAPIDVCLYGTSSMSDSEIKDWVQPDLLVVCDPSKIEENRIVGAPDWIIEVLSPSTSKADRVQKYNAYARAGVKEYWIVDPYHEYIDTFVLEGQRYRQHGTYFRTDPIRSQLFTDLYIDLNELFDSE; translated from the coding sequence ATGCGAGAGCTGAGAGCGCCTGTCACCTATGCTCAGTATATGAACAGGAAGGATGAAGTACGGTACGAGGCTCTGAACGGTGAGATCATCAGCATGTCGCCTTCTCCGACTCCCCGGCATCAGCACATTGTAGGAGGATTGTATACCGAGCTGCGGTTATATATGAAAGGAAAGCCTTGTCGCCCATTCATCGCTCCCATTGATGTGTGCTTATATGGAACATCGAGCATGAGCGACTCGGAGATTAAGGACTGGGTACAGCCCGACCTCTTGGTCGTCTGTGATCCGAGTAAGATTGAGGAGAATCGAATTGTCGGAGCACCCGACTGGATCATTGAAGTATTGTCTCCTTCCACCTCCAAGGCCGATCGTGTGCAGAAGTACAACGCCTATGCAAGGGCTGGTGTCAAGGAGTACTGGATCGTAGACCCGTATCACGAATATATCGATACCTTCGTACTGGAGGGACAGCGCTACAGGCAGCATGGAACGTATTTCCGAACGGATCCTATACGCTCACAGCTGTTCACCGACCTCTACATCGATCTCAACGAGCTGTTCGACTCGGAATAA
- a CDS encoding hydroxypyruvate isomerase family protein has protein sequence MKLSVCIEALFREMPLEEKLHKVKEAGFGAFEFWSWDNKDIEQLARTAEALELTVSAFCVKQTSLTDAAARPAYLEGLKETLEVARRLHCRTLIVTVGAELAGVPREVQRQSVLEGLRASVPLLEGTGVTLVVEPLNVAVDHPGYFLSSSEEAQLLLQDVGHPQVRMLFDIYHQQVTEGHVTANMVRMLDTIGHVHAAGNPGRRELDEGELHYPYILRRLHEAGYGGYVGLEYFPVGEPMDGLRRVAQQYAHWL, from the coding sequence ATGAAGCTGTCGGTGTGCATAGAGGCATTGTTCCGCGAAATGCCGCTAGAAGAGAAGCTGCATAAGGTGAAGGAAGCGGGCTTCGGGGCGTTCGAGTTCTGGAGCTGGGATAACAAAGATATCGAGCAGCTGGCGCGTACGGCCGAGGCGCTCGAGCTTACGGTGAGCGCCTTCTGCGTGAAGCAGACGAGCTTGACGGACGCGGCGGCTCGTCCCGCCTACCTCGAAGGACTTAAGGAGACGCTTGAGGTCGCAAGGCGGCTCCATTGCCGCACACTGATCGTAACGGTCGGTGCGGAGCTGGCTGGTGTGCCGCGCGAGGTGCAGCGGCAGAGCGTGCTGGAAGGACTGCGGGCGAGCGTACCGCTGCTCGAGGGGACTGGCGTCACACTGGTCGTGGAGCCGCTGAACGTTGCCGTCGATCATCCGGGCTACTTCTTATCCTCGTCAGAGGAGGCACAGCTGCTGCTGCAGGATGTAGGTCATCCGCAAGTACGGATGCTCTTCGATATTTATCATCAGCAGGTTACTGAAGGTCACGTGACGGCGAACATGGTTCGCATGCTGGACACCATCGGGCATGTGCATGCCGCAGGCAATCCGGGGCGCAGGGAGCTCGATGAGGGCGAGCTGCATTACCCGTACATCCTGCGTCGCCTGCACGAAGCGGGCTATGGCGGCTATGTGGGGCTTGAATATTTTCCTGTGGGGGAACCGATGGACGGCCTACGGCGAGTCGCGCAGCAGTACGCACATTGGCTGTAG
- the ahpC gene encoding alkyl hydroperoxide reductase subunit C: protein MSLIGTQVLPFKAQAYQNGKFIEVTEENFKGKWSVVCFYPADFTFVCPTELEDLQNQYEALKALGAEVYSVSTDTHFTHKAWHDSSDTIGKITYIMIGDPTHTISRNFDVLIESEGLADRGTFIIDPDGVIQTVEISAGGIGRDASILVNKIKAAQYVRNNPGEVCPAKWQEGAATLKPSLDLVGKI, encoded by the coding sequence ATGTCTTTGATTGGAACTCAAGTACTGCCATTTAAAGCTCAAGCATACCAGAACGGCAAGTTCATCGAGGTAACAGAAGAGAACTTCAAAGGAAAGTGGAGCGTTGTATGCTTCTACCCTGCGGACTTCACCTTCGTATGCCCAACTGAGCTTGAGGATCTGCAAAATCAATACGAGGCGCTGAAGGCGCTCGGCGCAGAGGTGTACTCCGTATCGACGGATACTCACTTCACGCACAAGGCATGGCATGACAGCTCCGACACTATCGGCAAAATTACATACATCATGATCGGCGACCCGACTCACACGATCTCCCGTAACTTCGACGTGCTGATCGAGTCCGAGGGTCTGGCTGACCGCGGTACGTTCATTATCGATCCGGACGGCGTGATCCAGACGGTCGAGATCTCGGCTGGCGGCATCGGCCGTGATGCAAGCATCCTCGTGAACAAGATCAAGGCTGCTCAGTACGTGCGCAACAACCCAGGTGAAGTATGCCCGGCGAAGTGGCAGGAAGGCGCAGCTACGCTGAAGCCAAGCCTGGACCTCGTAGGCAAAATCTAA
- a CDS encoding sulfite reductase subunit alpha — protein MQTTDSQKVPSVYSRTNPFPARIIKNVNLNGAGSSKETRHIELSLEGSELSYVPGDCLGIFPSNDPALVEAILAIMKWDPATEVVVNKQGDTLSIQDALLNHFELTLLSKKIVQQAAEFTDNEELKKLVSAEQAEQLKEYIDGRDLLDLVQDFGPWNVSAQDFVALLRKLNARLYSIASSFAANPGQVHLTIGAVRYMSHGRERKGVCSVQCAERAHEGETLPVFIQVNNHFNLPEGDKDIIMVGPGTGIAPFRSFIQERAVTKAAGRAWLFFGDQRSSTDFLYKEELEGYMNDGALTKLDTAFSRDSEQKVYVQHRMMENSKELFAWLSSGAYFYVCGDKKNMAKDVHNTLIDIIEKEGAMSREEAEAYLNHMQEQHRYQRDVY, from the coding sequence ATGCAAACAACTGATTCCCAGAAAGTGCCAAGCGTATATTCGAGAACGAATCCGTTTCCAGCACGAATTATTAAGAATGTCAACCTGAATGGTGCTGGCTCCAGCAAGGAAACGCGTCACATCGAGCTTTCTCTAGAGGGCTCTGAGCTGTCTTACGTTCCGGGCGATTGCCTCGGTATCTTCCCATCGAATGATCCGGCGCTCGTCGAAGCTATTCTTGCTATCATGAAGTGGGACCCGGCTACTGAGGTTGTGGTGAACAAGCAGGGAGACACGCTCTCCATCCAAGACGCGCTGCTCAACCACTTCGAGCTGACGCTGCTGTCCAAGAAGATCGTTCAGCAGGCGGCCGAGTTCACGGACAACGAGGAGCTGAAGAAGCTCGTATCCGCGGAGCAAGCTGAGCAGCTCAAGGAATATATCGACGGACGCGATCTGCTTGATCTGGTGCAGGACTTCGGTCCGTGGAACGTATCGGCTCAAGATTTCGTTGCGCTGCTGAGAAAATTAAACGCTCGCCTGTATTCCATCGCGAGCAGCTTCGCTGCGAATCCGGGTCAAGTGCACCTGACGATTGGCGCCGTCCGCTACATGTCTCATGGCCGCGAGCGCAAGGGCGTATGCTCCGTGCAGTGCGCCGAGCGCGCGCATGAGGGCGAGACGCTGCCAGTCTTCATTCAAGTGAACAACCACTTCAACCTGCCAGAGGGCGACAAGGACATCATTATGGTCGGTCCTGGCACAGGTATTGCGCCGTTCCGTTCGTTCATTCAGGAGCGTGCGGTGACGAAGGCTGCAGGCCGCGCTTGGCTGTTCTTCGGCGACCAGCGTTCTTCGACGGACTTCCTGTACAAGGAAGAGCTGGAGGGCTACATGAACGACGGCGCGCTGACGAAGCTCGACACCGCGTTCTCCCGCGACTCCGAGCAGAAGGTGTATGTGCAGCATCGCATGATGGAGAACAGCAAGGAGCTGTTCGCATGGCTGAGCAGCGGCGCATACTTCTACGTCTGCGGCGATAAGAAGAACATGGCGAAGGACGTTCACAATACGCTGATCGACATCATTGAGAAGGAAGGCGCGATGAGCCGCGAAGAGGCCGAAGCGTACCTGAACCATATGCAGGAGCAGCATCGTTACCAGCGTGACGTGTATTAA
- a CDS encoding methyl-accepting chemotaxis protein yields the protein MVAYNTSGFCKLNERAVLNALEKSLAMIEFNTQGDVLWANENFARAMGYQVSELIGIHHRKFCVPDFVNSSDYKMLWDNLRRGKTFQDKITRVTKQGIILLLEATYMPVLGEDGQVVAVLKVATDITARETAKTQVTTELQQMAEDLLVRTEKGIARNQQVASAIGRVMNDNESNLNDLHDLKEQTTAIHHIVQTIREFASHTNLLALNAAIEAAHAGEHGRGFNVVATEVRKLAQSVQEAAKEIHATVEGISKHVHRVSEGTMTSQRAIVDSQHQIQLTVDEFAGIGEAVGKLDVQAKTLSQIL from the coding sequence TTGGTAGCATACAACACCTCTGGATTCTGCAAACTGAATGAACGTGCAGTACTTAACGCATTAGAGAAGTCACTTGCGATGATTGAGTTTAATACACAGGGAGATGTGCTGTGGGCCAATGAGAATTTCGCTCGTGCGATGGGTTATCAGGTGTCAGAACTGATAGGCATACATCATCGGAAATTTTGTGTACCGGATTTCGTCAATAGCTCAGATTATAAGATGCTTTGGGATAATTTGAGAAGAGGCAAGACATTTCAAGATAAGATCACTCGCGTGACTAAGCAAGGTATTATTCTATTGCTTGAAGCCACGTATATGCCAGTACTCGGTGAGGATGGACAAGTAGTGGCAGTCTTGAAGGTAGCCACTGACATAACAGCAAGGGAAACTGCCAAAACCCAAGTCACCACTGAATTGCAGCAGATGGCAGAGGATTTACTCGTACGTACAGAGAAGGGTATTGCACGTAATCAACAAGTGGCTTCCGCAATTGGTCGTGTAATGAACGACAATGAGAGCAACCTGAATGATCTTCACGACTTGAAAGAGCAGACAACTGCCATTCACCATATTGTACAGACGATTCGGGAGTTCGCATCGCACACGAATCTACTCGCCTTGAATGCGGCCATTGAAGCGGCACACGCCGGGGAGCATGGACGCGGCTTTAATGTAGTTGCAACCGAGGTGAGGAAATTAGCGCAGAGCGTCCAAGAAGCGGCAAAAGAGATTCATGCCACCGTTGAAGGGATTTCCAAGCATGTTCATCGAGTCAGTGAGGGAACGATGACGTCCCAACGAGCAATCGTCGATAGCCAGCATCAAATTCAGCTGACAGTTGATGAATTTGCAGGTATTGGCGAAGCCGTAGGCAAGCTAGATGTTCAGGCTAAGACTTTGAGTCAGATACTGTAA